The Methanobrevibacter sp. genome contains a region encoding:
- a CDS encoding malate dehydrogenase, protein MVKVSIMGSTGIIGKNVAFTLARADTVDEIVMFARAESVEKARGETFDMYDALAAEDIDCKLTPSSDYNDLTNSAIVLITAGTPREEGMNRRDLALPNAKIVEKYAKEIAVHAPDSIILVATNPVDVMTTVALKASGFDKRKVIGIGNHLDSLRLKTYFSAFLGINSSEVHTRVVGEHGDHMVPLLSSTTIGGIPLKYFMKEVEIDVVRLVNRLKNAGNTIISKKGATEYGPSFAISNLISTIITDTHKILTVSCYLDGEIADVNGVSLGVPVVLSKKGVAMIVPIHMNDFERQEFREAAGVVRETTDEVLESLNYKE, encoded by the coding sequence ATGGTTAAAGTTAGTATAATGGGTTCAACAGGTATTATCGGTAAAAATGTTGCGTTTACTCTAGCAAGAGCAGATACAGTCGATGAGATTGTAATGTTTGCAAGGGCTGAAAGCGTTGAAAAGGCTAGAGGTGAGACATTTGACATGTATGATGCGCTTGCCGCTGAAGATATTGACTGCAAGTTAACTCCATCATCTGATTATAATGACTTGACAAACTCAGCAATAGTATTGATTACGGCTGGAACTCCACGTGAAGAGGGAATGAACAGACGTGATTTGGCATTGCCGAATGCTAAAATCGTGGAAAAGTATGCAAAAGAGATAGCCGTTCATGCACCTGATTCGATTATATTGGTGGCGACAAATCCGGTTGATGTAATGACAACAGTTGCTCTGAAGGCTTCAGGTTTCGATAAAAGAAAAGTTATTGGAATAGGCAACCATTTGGATTCATTAAGACTGAAGACTTATTTTTCAGCATTCTTGGGAATCAACAGTTCAGAGGTGCACACACGTGTTGTAGGGGAGCATGGAGATCATATGGTCCCTCTTTTAAGTTCAACAACAATTGGTGGTATTCCCTTAAAATATTTCATGAAAGAGGTTGAAATAGATGTGGTGAGACTTGTAAACCGGCTTAAGAATGCGGGAAACACCATAATCTCTAAAAAAGGAGCAACGGAATACGGACCGTCTTTTGCTATTTCGAACCTTATCTCGACAATAATTACTGATACACATAAGATTTTGACAGTTTCATGTTATCTGGATGGTGAGATAGCTGATGTAAATGGAGTATCTTTGGGTGTTCCAGTTGTCTTATCCAAAAAGGGCGTAGCGATGATTGTTCCAATCCATATGAATGATTTTGAGCGTCAGGAGTTTAGGGAAGCTGCAGGTGTTGTCAGAGAAACCACGGATGAAGTTCTAGAAAGTCTTAACTATAAGGAGTAA
- a CDS encoding zinc ribbon domain-containing protein translates to MKYCPECGCKTLDEALFCRNCGLRFKGNINPVSRPPQKNITTVKQSPPVTPQIKTPIIKTNSIVAILFFKGNKFTGELTVAKTKVISIIIFFVMFSVGVSMGGAGYSALVLFLAAVAFGAIFALPAFAIGLFIRWLSERN, encoded by the coding sequence ATGAAATATTGTCCTGAATGCGGTTGTAAAACACTTGATGAGGCTTTGTTTTGTCGTAATTGTGGCTTAAGATTTAAGGGAAATATAAATCCTGTATCTCGACCCCCTCAAAAAAATATAACAACAGTAAAGCAATCCCCTCCAGTCACGCCGCAAATTAAAACGCCAATTATTAAAACCAATTCAATCGTTGCAATATTGTTTTTTAAAGGAAACAAGTTCACAGGTGAACTGACAGTTGCAAAAACGAAAGTAATTAGTATTATAATATTTTTCGTGATGTTTTCAGTAGGCGTTTCCATGGGTGGTGCAGGTTATTCTGCATTGGTATTATTTTTAGCAGCTGTTGCTTTTGGAGCCATATTCGCCCTTCCCGCTTTTGCTATTGGGTTGTTCATCAGATGGCTGTCAGAGAGAAATTAA
- a CDS encoding amidohydrolase family protein: MQKLINAHCHIYPEKIAEKAVLGIRDFYDLDMSLNGKLDDLIRDGNKVGVTHYLVHSVATTPKQVKSINEFIAEAVNTHPDIFTGFGTLHPDSEDIQGDLDYLIELGLKGVKLHPDFQQFAMNEERAFKIGEAVSEADVPMQVHCGDFRYNYSNPKQIKPFLDEFPDITFIGAHFAGWSMWEEATEKLAGTPNLYVDLSSSLYALTPETALDLIHAYGADRVLWGTDYPMWESDSEMEYFNKIDLTKKEKSQIFYDNAAKILKI; encoded by the coding sequence ATGCAAAAATTAATAAATGCACATTGTCACATATATCCGGAAAAGATTGCAGAAAAAGCTGTGCTTGGAATAAGGGATTTCTATGATTTGGACATGTCCCTGAACGGCAAATTAGATGATTTAATAAGAGACGGCAATAAGGTAGGCGTAACACATTACCTTGTACATTCAGTTGCCACAACCCCAAAGCAAGTGAAATCAATAAATGAATTCATTGCCGAAGCCGTAAACACCCATCCAGATATATTCACCGGTTTTGGAACACTGCATCCAGACAGTGAAGACATTCAAGGAGATCTTGATTACCTAATCGAATTGGGATTGAAAGGCGTTAAGCTGCATCCCGACTTTCAGCAGTTTGCAATGAATGAGGAGCGTGCATTTAAAATAGGGGAAGCTGTTAGTGAAGCTGATGTGCCAATGCAGGTTCACTGCGGTGATTTCAGATACAACTATTCAAATCCAAAACAGATTAAACCATTTTTAGATGAATTTCCAGACATAACCTTCATCGGAGCTCATTTTGCAGGATGGAGCATGTGGGAAGAGGCAACAGAAAAATTGGCAGGAACACCTAACCTTTACGTTGATTTGAGTTCTAGCCTATATGCGCTTACGCCAGAAACTGCACTGGACTTGATTCATGCCTACGGTGCCGACAGGGTATTGTGGGGAACAGATTATCCAATGTGGGAATCAGATAGTGAAATGGAATACTTCAATAAAATTGATTTAACAAAAAAAGAGAAATCTCAAATTTTTTATGATAATGCCGCTAAAATATTAAAAATTTAA
- a CDS encoding NUDIX domain-containing protein produces the protein MATMWGLAVRGICEFNGKYLLLKIRSRSSHDAGRWEIPGGKVKKCEYFDNALKREYLEETGLDIDVDSLLNVVRRDYTACKTNEDVKSIQLIMKVTCTSDEVTISEEHDDYGWFSFDEIEEMISKGLLTPPAVEAFLNQ, from the coding sequence ATGGCTACAATGTGGGGTTTGGCTGTTCGTGGAATCTGCGAATTCAATGGCAAATATTTACTTTTAAAAATAAGGTCAAGATCTTCCCACGATGCGGGCAGATGGGAAATTCCCGGTGGAAAGGTCAAAAAATGCGAATATTTTGACAATGCTCTTAAAAGAGAATACCTTGAGGAAACAGGCCTTGATATAGATGTGGATTCACTTTTGAATGTAGTCAGACGAGATTATACTGCATGCAAAACAAATGAAGATGTAAAGTCTATTCAACTTATTATGAAGGTAACATGCACATCAGATGAGGTCACAATCAGTGAAGAGCATGATGATTACGGCTGGTTTTCCTTTGATGAAATTGAAGAGATGATTTCCAAAGGTCTATTAACACCGCCTGCTGTTGAAGCTTTTTTAAATCAATAA
- a CDS encoding GGGtGRT protein, translating into MSLFESYERRIDQITPVLEKYDIKDLEEAKQICLDKGFDPAEIVKGVQPICFENACWAYTLGAAIAIKQGCTKASDAAKAIGEGLQAFCIPGSVADDRKVGLGHGNLASMLLSDESECFAFLAGHESFAAAEGAIGIANSANEVREKPLRVILNGLGKDAALIISRINGFTHVETEFDYFTGEVKVVKEKAYSDGERAKVRCYGADDVREGVAIMHLEGVDVSITGNSTNPTRFQHPVAGTYKKECILQGKKYFSVASGGGTGRTLHPDNMAAGPASYGMTDTLGRMHSDAQFAGSSSVPAHVEMMGLIGMGNNPMVGASVAVAVAVEKAMK; encoded by the coding sequence ATGAGCTTATTTGAAAGTTATGAAAGAAGGATAGACCAAATCACTCCAGTACTTGAAAAATATGATATTAAAGACCTCGAAGAAGCAAAGCAAATCTGTCTTGATAAAGGATTTGACCCTGCTGAAATTGTAAAGGGAGTTCAGCCGATTTGTTTTGAAAATGCATGCTGGGCATATACCCTTGGAGCTGCGATAGCCATAAAACAAGGATGCACTAAAGCATCAGATGCGGCAAAAGCCATTGGCGAAGGTCTTCAGGCATTTTGCATTCCAGGAAGTGTGGCAGATGATAGAAAGGTAGGTCTTGGACATGGAAACCTTGCATCAATGCTTTTAAGTGATGAAAGCGAATGTTTTGCATTTCTTGCAGGTCATGAAAGCTTTGCGGCCGCTGAAGGAGCAATAGGAATTGCAAACTCTGCAAATGAAGTGAGGGAAAAACCGCTAAGAGTAATTTTGAATGGCCTTGGAAAGGATGCGGCATTAATCATCTCAAGAATCAACGGATTCACACATGTTGAAACCGAATTTGACTACTTCACAGGAGAAGTTAAAGTCGTCAAGGAAAAGGCATATTCTGACGGTGAAAGGGCAAAGGTACGGTGTTACGGTGCTGATGACGTGCGTGAAGGCGTTGCAATCATGCATCTGGAAGGTGTTGACGTATCCATAACCGGTAATTCAACTAACCCTACACGTTTCCAGCATCCTGTGGCAGGAACATATAAGAAAGAATGCATCCTGCAAGGCAAGAAATACTTCTCAGTTGCATCAGGCGGAGGAACAGGAAGAACATTGCACCCTGACAACATGGCTGCAGGACCGGCTTCCTATGGTATGACAGATACATTGGGAAGAATGCATTCAGATGCCCAATTTGCAGGATCATCATCCGTTCCAGCTCATGTGGAAATGATGGGATTGATTGGTATGGGAAACAACCCGATGGTTGGAGCTTCAGTTGCTGTGGCTGTAGCGGTTGAAAAAGCTATGAAATAG
- a CDS encoding iron-sulfur cluster assembly scaffold protein, translating into MIYSTEIENMCLVRKGANHDPAPIPEEGKWVKAKQIGDISGFTHGIGWCAPQQGCCKLTLNVKEGIIEEALIETLGCSGMTHSAAMAGEILVGKTILEALNTDLVCDAINTAMRELFLQIVYGRTQSAFSEGGLQIGAGLEDLGKGHRSQVGTIYSTKEKGPRYLELTEGYITEIGLDEDNEIIGYKYINLGVMLDLIKDGADPLEAIEKATGQYGRFDDAAKKIDPRSE; encoded by the coding sequence ATGATATATTCAACAGAAATTGAAAATATGTGTCTTGTTCGCAAAGGTGCAAATCATGACCCGGCTCCAATTCCTGAAGAGGGAAAATGGGTAAAGGCAAAGCAAATTGGAGATATTTCCGGTTTTACCCATGGTATAGGCTGGTGCGCACCGCAACAAGGATGCTGCAAATTAACATTGAATGTTAAAGAGGGTATTATTGAAGAGGCATTGATTGAGACACTGGGTTGTTCAGGTATGACCCACTCAGCTGCAATGGCTGGTGAGATTCTGGTCGGAAAGACAATCCTGGAAGCATTGAATACAGATTTAGTCTGTGATGCAATCAACACTGCAATGCGCGAATTATTCTTACAGATTGTTTACGGAAGAACACAATCCGCTTTTTCAGAGGGCGGTCTTCAGATTGGCGCTGGACTTGAAGATTTGGGGAAAGGTCACAGAAGCCAAGTCGGAACAATCTATTCTACAAAAGAAAAGGGTCCAAGATACCTGGAACTCACAGAAGGATACATCACTGAAATAGGGCTTGATGAAGACAATGAAATCATCGGATACAAATACATTAACTTAGGAGTAATGCTGGACTTAATCAAAGATGGTGCCGACCCTCTTGAAGCCATCGAAAAGGCAACAGGCCAATACGGAAGATTCGATGATGCAGCTAAAAAAATAGATCCAAGGAGTGAATAA
- a CDS encoding putative quinol monooxygenase, translated as MDFVLVLAKVEPKEGCQDSIIEVADDLIYESLLEEGNIDYQLLKPIEGNTLTFVEKWESPDALKKHMASPHFLNFGEESDEFIENMTIQVIGADELDL; from the coding sequence ATGGATTTTGTTTTAGTTTTAGCAAAAGTTGAACCTAAAGAAGGTTGTCAGGACAGCATTATTGAAGTTGCAGACGATTTGATATATGAATCATTACTTGAAGAGGGCAACATTGATTATCAATTACTGAAACCTATTGAGGGAAATACATTAACATTTGTTGAAAAATGGGAGTCACCTGATGCTCTCAAAAAACATATGGCTTCACCACACTTTTTAAACTTCGGAGAAGAGAGTGATGAATTCATTGAGAATATGACTATTCAAGTTATAGGTGCCGACGAACTCGACCTATAA
- a CDS encoding NAD(+)/NADH kinase: protein MKAYINADDARKLAQDTKEKLLEASKELEIEIADNTNDADIIISIGGDGTFLKSARLSLGKPILGINTGTLGFLTEVSPENITKALKDISDGNYKIEERMMLEGEIIKTNGETIEIPESLNEIAISKNTFGVVRFDVTVNGKLINSYTADGMLVCTPTGSTAYNLSCGGPIVDPTAQIITLTPIAPHTILNRSVILSDNSTVDIKITELREDTSSYVLYDGLPIEVYSGDNVRIKKSDNITKIIKLEDRSFIDNVRENIN from the coding sequence ATGAAAGCATACATCAATGCCGACGATGCAAGGAAACTTGCCCAAGATACAAAAGAAAAATTACTTGAAGCTTCAAAAGAACTTGAAATTGAAATTGCAGATAACACTAATGATGCAGACATCATAATCTCCATAGGAGGGGACGGCACATTTCTCAAATCTGCAAGATTATCATTGGGAAAACCTATATTGGGCATCAACACAGGAACATTGGGTTTTCTAACTGAAGTTTCGCCTGAAAACATCACAAAAGCGCTCAAAGACATTTCAGATGGAAATTATAAAATAGAAGAGAGAATGATGCTTGAAGGTGAAATCATCAAAACAAACGGCGAGACAATTGAAATACCTGAAAGCCTTAACGAAATAGCAATATCTAAAAATACTTTTGGCGTTGTTAGATTTGACGTGACAGTCAACGGAAAACTAATCAATTCATATACTGCAGACGGCATGCTGGTATGCACTCCAACAGGCTCAACCGCATACAACCTATCATGTGGCGGCCCAATAGTGGATCCCACCGCCCAAATCATCACATTGACTCCAATAGCTCCACATACAATACTTAACAGAAGCGTTATTCTATCTGACAATTCGACAGTCGATATTAAAATAACTGAACTGAGAGAAGATACATCATCTTATGTGTTATATGATGGCCTTCCAATAGAAGTATATAGTGGCGATAATGTACGGATTAAAAAATCAGATAACATTACAAAAATAATCAAATTAGAGGACCGAAGCTTCATCGACAATGTCCGCGAAAACATCAATTAA
- a CDS encoding ATP-binding protein has product MGLGSLFKRDKKDKKQEVVEDSHIDINTDDCGGCEKCSIACPNNVLIIVDDVSTVRDPQVCKSCKVCMAICPNDCITVN; this is encoded by the coding sequence ATGGGATTGGGTTCATTATTTAAAAGAGACAAAAAGGACAAAAAGCAGGAAGTTGTTGAAGACTCTCACATTGACATCAACACTGACGATTGCGGAGGATGTGAAAAGTGTTCTATAGCATGTCCTAACAATGTTCTAATTATTGTGGATGACGTATCTACAGTTCGAGACCCTCAAGTCTGCAAAAGCTGTAAGGTATGCATGGCAATTTGTCCTAATGACTGCATTACAGTTAATTGA
- a CDS encoding flavodoxin family protein — MKIVALQASPRKGGNCDVLMDEMIKGIEENGGEVEKFYLEKCEIAPCKACMHCAENPECIRADDGNKIIDELVAADGVIFATPIYYGQMSAQGKLIIDRFYAIGQNPDKSLSGKAALIFTENQPEGTYESYIELTKFSPFTFMGYEVLGHVDAGSAGPAGIVAEEQPDKLKEAYELGLKF, encoded by the coding sequence ATGAAAATTGTAGCACTTCAAGCAAGTCCTAGAAAAGGCGGAAACTGTGATGTATTGATGGATGAGATGATTAAGGGAATCGAGGAGAACGGTGGTGAAGTAGAAAAATTCTACTTGGAAAAATGCGAAATTGCACCATGTAAGGCATGCATGCACTGCGCTGAAAACCCTGAATGCATAAGGGCGGATGATGGAAACAAGATCATTGACGAGCTCGTTGCTGCAGATGGAGTAATATTTGCAACACCTATTTACTACGGTCAAATGTCAGCACAAGGCAAACTGATCATTGACAGATTCTATGCAATCGGTCAAAACCCTGACAAGAGCCTTTCCGGTAAGGCAGCATTGATTTTCACAGAAAACCAACCTGAAGGAACCTATGAAAGTTACATAGAACTTACAAAGTTCTCACCATTCACATTCATGGGATATGAAGTGTTGGGCCATGTTGATGCTGGCAGCGCAGGTCCTGCAGGAATTGTGGCTGAAGAACAACCAGATAAACTAAAAGAAGCTTACGAATTAGGTTTAAAATTTTAA
- a CDS encoding PD-(D/E)XK nuclease family protein — MKLSKSKVNTYLKCPREFKFQYIDEIEVEPNKYMALGSDVHLIAEKFTDKFEDDLDDVDIQNELIKVAGDLDIGYGLEGHIDNLGLFFKEVFVDNDYKLFSNEEYLIDKKHRFSGICDIILEDENGYLVVIDYKTSDSSSFSKYRLELCYYKLLVENVYHRPVSQVGVFFTKNGRLRLLDVSSEENKRKYLSHSEIDEAIDTMHDVRDKINRKEFPRQRQFLCRYCTYKHLCEDEFYFFR; from the coding sequence ATGAAATTATCCAAATCAAAAGTAAACACTTATCTCAAATGCCCCCGTGAATTCAAATTTCAGTATATTGATGAAATTGAAGTGGAACCCAATAAGTACATGGCATTGGGAAGTGATGTCCATCTGATTGCCGAGAAATTCACAGACAAGTTTGAAGACGATTTAGATGATGTTGATATTCAAAATGAATTGATAAAAGTGGCTGGCGATTTGGATATAGGATATGGTCTTGAAGGCCATATTGACAATTTAGGATTGTTCTTTAAGGAAGTCTTTGTTGACAATGACTACAAACTGTTTTCTAATGAGGAATACTTAATTGACAAAAAACACCGCTTTTCAGGCATATGCGACATCATTCTTGAAGATGAAAATGGTTATTTGGTTGTAATTGACTATAAAACAAGTGATTCCAGTTCTTTTTCTAAATATCGTCTGGAGTTGTGCTACTATAAACTGCTTGTTGAAAACGTGTATCACAGGCCGGTTTCTCAAGTTGGCGTGTTCTTTACAAAAAATGGCCGTTTACGTTTGCTGGATGTTTCCAGTGAAGAGAACAAGCGCAAGTACCTAAGCCATTCGGAGATTGATGAAGCCATCGATACGATGCATGATGTTCGTGATAAAATAAATAGAAAAGAGTTTCCTCGCCAAAGACAATTTTTATGCAGGTATTGCACTTATAAACACCTTTGTGAAGATGAATTTTACTTTTTCAGATGA
- a CDS encoding class I SAM-dependent methyltransferase — translation MGFFDNMRKPKGKLGNIQLKSMNKEHTPVSLWGLKHLDINNEDVILDIGCGGGMNINRMAKKAKKVYGVDYSIESVKLSCEVNKQEIEEGKVEVLEGNVANLPFEDNTFDVVTAFETVYFWPDIEKCFGEVKKSLNLEENF, via the coding sequence ATGGGATTTTTTGACAATATGCGAAAACCAAAAGGAAAATTAGGCAACATTCAATTGAAATCAATGAATAAGGAACACACTCCAGTTTCACTATGGGGTTTGAAACATCTTGATATTAACAATGAAGATGTGATATTGGATATTGGTTGCGGCGGTGGAATGAACATCAACAGAATGGCCAAAAAAGCAAAAAAGGTCTATGGAGTTGATTACAGCATTGAAAGTGTTAAGCTGTCATGTGAAGTCAACAAGCAGGAAATCGAAGAGGGAAAAGTAGAAGTTTTAGAGGGCAATGTTGCCAATTTGCCGTTTGAAGATAATACATTTGATGTTGTAACAGCATTTGAAACAGTCTATTTCTGGCCGGATATTGAAAAATGCTTTGGTGAGGTAAAAAAGTCCTTAAACCTGGAGGAAAATTTTTAA
- a CDS encoding isoprenylcysteine carboxylmethyltransferase family protein, protein MDENHLPFFGVGPYLVLIMGISTITSIILTYYHLIPVITIKELNMVLISLGVVMIVIGAVFWLLAIFNSRIDKRIENNELVTTGIYAHVRHPIYATFLYISVGLILISQNIILLILPEIFWAFLSLVMKKTEEKWLIDLYGDEYIIYSKKVNRFIPKVI, encoded by the coding sequence ATGGATGAAAATCATTTGCCGTTCTTTGGTGTTGGACCATATTTGGTTTTGATAATGGGGATTTCAACAATAACCTCCATAATATTGACATACTATCATTTAATACCCGTTATAACTATAAAAGAATTAAATATGGTTCTCATATCATTGGGAGTAGTAATGATTGTTATTGGAGCTGTTTTCTGGTTATTGGCAATATTCAACTCAAGAATAGATAAGAGAATTGAAAATAATGAACTTGTCACAACCGGAATATATGCTCATGTAAGGCATCCAATATATGCAACATTTCTCTATATTTCAGTAGGATTGATATTAATTTCACAAAATATCATCCTACTTATATTGCCGGAGATTTTCTGGGCATTTTTATCTTTGGTAATGAAAAAAACAGAGGAGAAATGGTTAATTGATCTATATGGTGATGAATATATAATATATTCAAAAAAGGTTAATAGGTTCATTCCAAAGGTGATTTGA
- a CDS encoding Na+/H+ antiporter NhaC family protein, whose amino-acid sequence MNDNVKFGLIAAISIIALFILSLWISQTPADADNSVRFGILTLLPPLVAIGLAFITKETVVSLFIGVFVGEFMLCVSDMNIISTAINAFLQMGSHIIGCMADPWNAGIILQCLLIGGIIQLVTKMGGAKALADAFAKRADTPRKAQLFTWILGLCVFFDDYANSLIVGPIMRPVMDKLKVSREKLAFVVDATAAPVAGIAIISTWIGLEISLIAAGFESIGVTNVTGFGIFLQTIPYRFYNIFILIFIVISALTLYEFGPMKKAEQKARARKEDEEIVVPEAPGFDEVKPVEGIKLSVWNAIIPIGTLIIGALIAFYWSGYTTILGGEDQALITLMQTSPLSFDGIFQALSQSDASIALFQAALLASIVAIVMAVGQKILKLEEAITEWVGGMKTIVITGVILLLAWSLGTVIGEVGTADYLVSVLTDTIPAFIVPTLIFLLGAVISFATGTSYGTMGILMPLAIPLAWSISSGDMNFTIVCTSGVLTGAIFGDHCSPISDTTILSSMGTSCNHIDHVQTQIYYAIFVACVTIFIGYIPAGLGVAWYITIPIGIVVLFVGLRLLGEKVDFEEVDEASS is encoded by the coding sequence ATGAATGACAATGTGAAATTTGGTTTAATAGCAGCTATTTCAATAATAGCTCTTTTCATATTATCTTTATGGATTTCTCAAACACCAGCCGATGCAGATAATTCTGTTAGATTTGGAATACTGACACTTTTACCACCTCTCGTGGCAATCGGTCTAGCATTTATTACAAAAGAAACAGTTGTATCACTGTTCATCGGAGTATTTGTTGGGGAATTCATGCTATGTGTTAGTGACATGAACATTATTAGCACTGCTATCAATGCTTTTTTACAAATGGGTTCACATATAATTGGATGTATGGCTGATCCTTGGAATGCCGGTATCATTCTTCAATGTTTGCTTATTGGAGGTATCATACAATTGGTAACCAAGATGGGAGGAGCGAAGGCTCTTGCTGATGCATTTGCAAAAAGAGCTGACACTCCAAGAAAAGCTCAGCTATTTACTTGGATTTTAGGATTATGTGTATTCTTTGACGATTACGCAAACTCTTTAATTGTCGGTCCTATCATGAGGCCAGTTATGGACAAACTCAAAGTGTCAAGAGAAAAATTAGCATTTGTTGTAGACGCAACTGCGGCTCCTGTTGCTGGTATTGCAATTATATCCACCTGGATTGGTTTGGAAATAAGTTTAATTGCTGCTGGTTTCGAGTCAATTGGCGTTACAAATGTAACTGGATTCGGTATCTTCTTACAGACAATTCCTTACAGATTCTACAACATTTTCATTTTGATTTTCATTGTGATTTCCGCTTTAACATTATACGAATTCGGTCCAATGAAAAAGGCAGAACAAAAAGCACGTGCTAGAAAAGAGGACGAAGAAATCGTTGTACCTGAAGCACCTGGTTTTGATGAAGTCAAACCAGTGGAAGGAATTAAATTATCAGTATGGAATGCAATCATCCCTATTGGAACATTGATTATCGGTGCGCTAATCGCATTTTACTGGAGCGGATACACCACCATCCTTGGTGGAGAAGACCAAGCTCTCATTACTTTAATGCAAACTTCACCATTATCATTCGATGGTATTTTCCAAGCGTTGTCCCAATCAGATGCATCCATAGCTTTATTCCAGGCAGCACTTCTTGCATCCATCGTTGCCATTGTAATGGCCGTTGGACAAAAGATACTCAAACTCGAAGAAGCTATTACCGAATGGGTCGGTGGTATGAAAACCATTGTCATCACTGGTGTAATCCTGCTTCTAGCATGGTCTCTAGGTACTGTTATAGGTGAAGTTGGAACTGCAGATTATCTGGTAAGTGTTTTAACAGACACAATACCTGCATTTATTGTGCCTACATTGATTTTCTTGTTGGGTGCAGTCATTTCATTTGCAACAGGTACATCCTACGGTACAATGGGTATATTAATGCCTCTTGCAATCCCTCTTGCATGGTCAATCAGTTCAGGTGACATGAACTTTACAATTGTATGTACAAGTGGTGTGTTGACCGGAGCTATTTTTGGGGATCACTGTTCACCGATTTCGGATACAACAATCCTGTCATCGATGGGAACAAGCTGTAACCACATTGACCACGTTCAGACACAAATCTACTATGCTATATTTGTAGCATGTGTAACAATATTTATAGGTTACATCCCTGCAGGTTTAGGAGTGGCATGGTACATTACAATTCCAATCGGTATTGTAGTATTGTTTGTCGGTCTGCGGCTGCTGGGTGAAAAGGTTGACTTTGAAGAAGTTGATGAGGCCTCCTCATAA